One part of the Haliaeetus albicilla chromosome 9, bHalAlb1.1, whole genome shotgun sequence genome encodes these proteins:
- the FBXO39 gene encoding F-box only protein 39 isoform X2 — MEDNSEPEQSSWAHLPDVCLRHVFHWLDDRDRSRAALVCKKWSCAMYSGSLWRRRTITFYGRPSRAHTLELQSALWYVKKFGKYLEHLEIKLSNPYNTAFTQKFQVTMKGLLSHLGKCNSHLVSLSIKYLELDRLIWKNMVRAQFIKNLATFLKKMSKQLDYLNLKGAGVTLEEGCELLNSLSCLTNKSFVSEINIEDFFSLHPPVYSSTLFHQAMSKFCSLVILSLNYNCISDELLDILRKHSAHSLCTLNIKCHIHDPHGQVVWGMSWANLAKRAPKLNVNFFFERVMKHDHLARILLVEIPVRSISLRSCYFSDPDWTMRPTLTNLLPAYWHVLQKLTLELNNDHELLDDELLQLILSCKRLLFLKVWAFLSVAFMERLLQNRAERKCILTTIKEAPKEWENMRRDEMCQ, encoded by the exons ATGGAAGACAACAGCGAACCTGAGCAGAGCTCCTGGGCTCATCTACCTGATGTCTGCCTGAGGCATGTCTTCCATTGGTTAGATGACAGGGACAGATCTCGGGCTGCCTTGGTCTGTAAAAAATGGAGTTGTGCCATGTATTCAGGATCCCTCTGGAGAAGGAGAACCATCACATTCTATGGCCGACCATCAAGGGCACACACATTGGAGCTTCAAAGTGCACTGTGGTATGTCAAGAAATTTGGCAAGTATTTGGAGCACCTTGAGATCAAGTTATCGAATCCTTACAATACTGCCTTTACCCAAAAGTTTCAAGTCACTATGAAAGGTCTTCTTTCACACCTGGGTAAGTGTAACAGTCACCTAGTATCCCTGAGCATCAAGTACCTGGAATTAGACCGCTTGATCTGGAAAAACATGGTCAGGGCTCAGTTTATCAAGAACTTAGCTaccttcctgaaaaaaatgagcaaacagCTTGATTATCTCAACTTAAAAGGTGCGGGAGTAACCTTGGAAGAAGGCTGTGAGCTTCTGAATTCTCTGAGCTGCTTgacaaataaaagctttgtaTCTGAAATCAATATTGAGGATTTCTTCAGTCTCCACCCTCCTGTCTACAGCAGCACCTTGTTTCACCAAGCTATGTCCAAGTTCTGCAGCCTGGTCATCCTGTCTTTAAATTATAACTGCATCTCTGATGAACTGCTGGACATCCTGCGGAAGCACAGTGCTCATTCCCTGTGTACCTTGAATATCAAATGTCATATCCATGATCCTCATGGGCAAGTGGTCTGGGGAATGTCGTGGGCAAACTTAGCCAAGAGAGCCCCAAAACTAAATGTGAACTTCTTCTTTGAAAGAGTCATGAAGCATGATCACCTAGCCAGGATCCTGCTAGTGGAGATCCCAGTCAGGAGCATCAGTCTACGGAGCTGCTATTTCAGTGACCCAGACTGGACAATGAGACCTACCCTCACCAATCTCCTCCCAGCCTACTGGCATGTTCTGCAG AAATTAACACTTGAACTGAACAATGACCATGAGCTGCTGGATGATGAGCTGCTACAGCTCATCTTATCATGCAAGAGGTTGTTATTTCTGAAAGTCTGGGCATTTCTAAGTGTCGCTTTTATGGAGAGGCTGCTACAAAACCGTGCagaaaggaaatgcattttgaCTACCATAAAG
- the TEKT1 gene encoding tektin-1 isoform X3: MQCASTESQKSRSERTIAESRRLLDEIEKSTQKTQSDVNKKIEQRQEEIKFWRQELDNKLEQIVHETEVLLTFKTRLEKSLESCKEPLVIAQKCLLNRQRRAGIDLVHDEVEQELVKEAEVLQGVIALLERTLEQTNEQIRLNRSTKYNLEMDLKDKFTASMIDDYCASLTNNTPDIRYADNAVKIEGNFVSPEDWIDFSNINVEKADKQRNNSLALRALIDSILSQTVNDMRKQCEMVNVAFRNRVMEVKDAKHKLETLLAVRQCAALPSVGFVKVMNETASQEKNIAALRKAIADKEGPVKVAQTRLEARNHRPNVELCYDTVQYRLISEVQEITKNIQRLKDTLAQAETELKGLRRQQLSLEEEIQLKENTLYIDEVLCMQMRESLYINSF, from the exons ATGCAGTGTGCCAGTACAGAGTCTCAGAAATCCAGGTCAGAGCGCACGATAGCTGAGAGTCGGAGGCTGCTGGATGAAATAGAAAAGTCAACTCAGAAAACCCAAAGTGATGTCAACAAGAAAATAG AACAGagacaggaagaaataaaattctggaGGCAAGAATTAGATAATAAACTTGAACAAATTGTTCATGAGACAGAGGTACTGTTGACTTTCAAGACTAGGCTGGAGAAATCCTTGGAGAGCTGCAAAGAGCCACTCGTCATTGCACAAAAGTGTCTCCTGAACAG GCAGAGGCGAGCTGGGATTGACTTGGTGCATGATGAAGTGGAACAGGAACTGGTGAAGGAAGCTGAAGTCCTCCAGGGGGTTATTGCTTTGCTTGAACGTACATTGGAACAAACCAATGAGCAAATCAG ACTAAACCGTTCCACAAAATACAACCTGGAAATGGATCTCAAGGACAAGTTCACAGCTTCGATGATTGATGATTACTGTGCcagcctgacaaacaacactCCTGATATCAGATATGCTGATAATGCAGTGAAAATAGAAGGAAA ttttgttagCCCTGAAGACTGGATAGATTTCTCAAATATAAACGTTGAAAAGGCTGACAAGCAGAGAAACAATTCTTTGGCACTGAGGGCGCTGATTGATAGCATCCTCTCACAGACAGTGAATGACATGCGCAAGCAATGTGAGATGGTGAATGTCGCGTTTAGAAATAGGGTGATGGAAGTCAAGGATGCTAAGCACAAGCTAGAGACACTCCTTGCAGTG AGACAGTGTGCAGCACTTCCTTCTGTTGGATTTGTTAAGGTGATGAATGAGACTGCCTCACAGGAGAAGAACATTGCAGCCTTAAGGAAAGCAATCGCTGATAAAGAAGGACCTGTTAAAGTGGCTCAAACCCGCTTGGAAGCAAGAAACCATCGCCCCAATGTGGAATTGTGTTATGACACAGTGCAATACAGGCTGATTAGTGAAGTTCAAGAGATtacaaaaaatattcaaag ATTAAAGGACACGCTGGCACAGGCTGAAACAGAGCTAAAAGGTCTGAGACGCCAACAGCTTTCCTTGGAGGAGGAGATCCAGCTCAAGGAGAACACATTGTACATTGATGAAGTGCTCTGCATGCAAATGAGAGAGTCTCTTTACATTAACAGCTTCTGA
- the TEKT1 gene encoding tektin-1 isoform X4: MARLLQAPPKFLPTEWDIANKMQCASTESQKSRSERTIAESRRLLDEIEKSTQKTQSDVNKKIEQRQEEIKFWRQELDNKLEQIVHETEVLLTFKTRLEKSLESCKEPLVIAQKCLLNRLNRSTKYNLEMDLKDKFTASMIDDYCASLTNNTPDIRYADNAVKIEGNFVSPEDWIDFSNINVEKADKQRNNSLALRALIDSILSQTVNDMRKQCEMVNVAFRNRVMEVKDAKHKLETLLAVRQCAALPSVGFVKVMNETASQEKNIAALRKAIADKEGPVKVAQTRLEARNHRPNVELCYDTVQYRLISEVQEITKNIQRLKDTLAQAETELKGLRRQQLSLEEEIQLKENTLYIDEVLCMQMRESLYINSF; encoded by the exons ATGGCCAGACTATTGCAAGCTCCACCCAAGTTTCTTCCCACAGAATGGGACATTGCAAACAAGATGCAGTGTGCCAGTACAGAGTCTCAGAAATCCAGGTCAGAGCGCACGATAGCTGAGAGTCGGAGGCTGCTGGATGAAATAGAAAAGTCAACTCAGAAAACCCAAAGTGATGTCAACAAGAAAATAG AACAGagacaggaagaaataaaattctggaGGCAAGAATTAGATAATAAACTTGAACAAATTGTTCATGAGACAGAGGTACTGTTGACTTTCAAGACTAGGCTGGAGAAATCCTTGGAGAGCTGCAAAGAGCCACTCGTCATTGCACAAAAGTGTCTCCTGAACAG ACTAAACCGTTCCACAAAATACAACCTGGAAATGGATCTCAAGGACAAGTTCACAGCTTCGATGATTGATGATTACTGTGCcagcctgacaaacaacactCCTGATATCAGATATGCTGATAATGCAGTGAAAATAGAAGGAAA ttttgttagCCCTGAAGACTGGATAGATTTCTCAAATATAAACGTTGAAAAGGCTGACAAGCAGAGAAACAATTCTTTGGCACTGAGGGCGCTGATTGATAGCATCCTCTCACAGACAGTGAATGACATGCGCAAGCAATGTGAGATGGTGAATGTCGCGTTTAGAAATAGGGTGATGGAAGTCAAGGATGCTAAGCACAAGCTAGAGACACTCCTTGCAGTG AGACAGTGTGCAGCACTTCCTTCTGTTGGATTTGTTAAGGTGATGAATGAGACTGCCTCACAGGAGAAGAACATTGCAGCCTTAAGGAAAGCAATCGCTGATAAAGAAGGACCTGTTAAAGTGGCTCAAACCCGCTTGGAAGCAAGAAACCATCGCCCCAATGTGGAATTGTGTTATGACACAGTGCAATACAGGCTGATTAGTGAAGTTCAAGAGATtacaaaaaatattcaaag ATTAAAGGACACGCTGGCACAGGCTGAAACAGAGCTAAAAGGTCTGAGACGCCAACAGCTTTCCTTGGAGGAGGAGATCCAGCTCAAGGAGAACACATTGTACATTGATGAAGTGCTCTGCATGCAAATGAGAGAGTCTCTTTACATTAACAGCTTCTGA
- the FBXO39 gene encoding F-box only protein 39 isoform X1, with translation MEDNSEPEQSSWAHLPDVCLRHVFHWLDDRDRSRAALVCKKWSCAMYSGSLWRRRTITFYGRPSRAHTLELQSALWYVKKFGKYLEHLEIKLSNPYNTAFTQKFQVTMKGLLSHLGKCNSHLVSLSIKYLELDRLIWKNMVRAQFIKNLATFLKKMSKQLDYLNLKGAGVTLEEGCELLNSLSCLTNKSFVSEINIEDFFSLHPPVYSSTLFHQAMSKFCSLVILSLNYNCISDELLDILRKHSAHSLCTLNIKCHIHDPHGQVVWGMSWANLAKRAPKLNVNFFFERVMKHDHLARILLVEIPVRSISLRSCYFSDPDWTMRPTLTNLLPAYWHVLQKLTLELNNDHELLDDELLQLILSCKRLLFLKVWAFLSVAFMERLLQNRAERKCILTTIKVRIYIARQESSEEDQLLYDIYRKFKYLIDSELNYFVITYPMV, from the exons ATGGAAGACAACAGCGAACCTGAGCAGAGCTCCTGGGCTCATCTACCTGATGTCTGCCTGAGGCATGTCTTCCATTGGTTAGATGACAGGGACAGATCTCGGGCTGCCTTGGTCTGTAAAAAATGGAGTTGTGCCATGTATTCAGGATCCCTCTGGAGAAGGAGAACCATCACATTCTATGGCCGACCATCAAGGGCACACACATTGGAGCTTCAAAGTGCACTGTGGTATGTCAAGAAATTTGGCAAGTATTTGGAGCACCTTGAGATCAAGTTATCGAATCCTTACAATACTGCCTTTACCCAAAAGTTTCAAGTCACTATGAAAGGTCTTCTTTCACACCTGGGTAAGTGTAACAGTCACCTAGTATCCCTGAGCATCAAGTACCTGGAATTAGACCGCTTGATCTGGAAAAACATGGTCAGGGCTCAGTTTATCAAGAACTTAGCTaccttcctgaaaaaaatgagcaaacagCTTGATTATCTCAACTTAAAAGGTGCGGGAGTAACCTTGGAAGAAGGCTGTGAGCTTCTGAATTCTCTGAGCTGCTTgacaaataaaagctttgtaTCTGAAATCAATATTGAGGATTTCTTCAGTCTCCACCCTCCTGTCTACAGCAGCACCTTGTTTCACCAAGCTATGTCCAAGTTCTGCAGCCTGGTCATCCTGTCTTTAAATTATAACTGCATCTCTGATGAACTGCTGGACATCCTGCGGAAGCACAGTGCTCATTCCCTGTGTACCTTGAATATCAAATGTCATATCCATGATCCTCATGGGCAAGTGGTCTGGGGAATGTCGTGGGCAAACTTAGCCAAGAGAGCCCCAAAACTAAATGTGAACTTCTTCTTTGAAAGAGTCATGAAGCATGATCACCTAGCCAGGATCCTGCTAGTGGAGATCCCAGTCAGGAGCATCAGTCTACGGAGCTGCTATTTCAGTGACCCAGACTGGACAATGAGACCTACCCTCACCAATCTCCTCCCAGCCTACTGGCATGTTCTGCAG AAATTAACACTTGAACTGAACAATGACCATGAGCTGCTGGATGATGAGCTGCTACAGCTCATCTTATCATGCAAGAGGTTGTTATTTCTGAAAGTCTGGGCATTTCTAAGTGTCGCTTTTATGGAGAGGCTGCTACAAAACCGTGCagaaaggaaatgcattttgaCTACCATAAAG GTCAGGATTTACATAGCCCGACAAGAAAGCAGTGAGGAGGATCAGCTGTTGTACGATATTTACAGGAAGTTCAAATACCTGATTGACTCAGAGCTGAATTATTTTGTCATCACCTACCCAATGGTGTAA
- the TEKT1 gene encoding tektin-1 isoform X1 yields the protein MARLLQAPPKFLPTEWDIANKMQCASTESQKSRSERTIAESRRLLDEIEKSTQKTQSDVNKKIEQRQEEIKFWRQELDNKLEQIVHETEVLLTFKTRLEKSLESCKEPLVIAQKCLLNRQRRAGIDLVHDEVEQELVKEAEVLQGVIALLERTLEQTNEQIRLNRSTKYNLEMDLKDKFTASMIDDYCASLTNNTPDIRYADNAVKIEGNFVSPEDWIDFSNINVEKADKQRNNSLALRALIDSILSQTVNDMRKQCEMVNVAFRNRVMEVKDAKHKLETLLAVRQCAALPSVGFVKVMNETASQEKNIAALRKAIADKEGPVKVAQTRLEARNHRPNVELCYDTVQYRLISEVQEITKNIQRLKDTLAQAETELKGLRRQQLSLEEEIQLKENTLYIDEVLCMQMRESLYINSF from the exons ATGGCCAGACTATTGCAAGCTCCACCCAAGTTTCTTCCCACAGAATGGGACATTGCAAACAAGATGCAGTGTGCCAGTACAGAGTCTCAGAAATCCAGGTCAGAGCGCACGATAGCTGAGAGTCGGAGGCTGCTGGATGAAATAGAAAAGTCAACTCAGAAAACCCAAAGTGATGTCAACAAGAAAATAG AACAGagacaggaagaaataaaattctggaGGCAAGAATTAGATAATAAACTTGAACAAATTGTTCATGAGACAGAGGTACTGTTGACTTTCAAGACTAGGCTGGAGAAATCCTTGGAGAGCTGCAAAGAGCCACTCGTCATTGCACAAAAGTGTCTCCTGAACAG GCAGAGGCGAGCTGGGATTGACTTGGTGCATGATGAAGTGGAACAGGAACTGGTGAAGGAAGCTGAAGTCCTCCAGGGGGTTATTGCTTTGCTTGAACGTACATTGGAACAAACCAATGAGCAAATCAG ACTAAACCGTTCCACAAAATACAACCTGGAAATGGATCTCAAGGACAAGTTCACAGCTTCGATGATTGATGATTACTGTGCcagcctgacaaacaacactCCTGATATCAGATATGCTGATAATGCAGTGAAAATAGAAGGAAA ttttgttagCCCTGAAGACTGGATAGATTTCTCAAATATAAACGTTGAAAAGGCTGACAAGCAGAGAAACAATTCTTTGGCACTGAGGGCGCTGATTGATAGCATCCTCTCACAGACAGTGAATGACATGCGCAAGCAATGTGAGATGGTGAATGTCGCGTTTAGAAATAGGGTGATGGAAGTCAAGGATGCTAAGCACAAGCTAGAGACACTCCTTGCAGTG AGACAGTGTGCAGCACTTCCTTCTGTTGGATTTGTTAAGGTGATGAATGAGACTGCCTCACAGGAGAAGAACATTGCAGCCTTAAGGAAAGCAATCGCTGATAAAGAAGGACCTGTTAAAGTGGCTCAAACCCGCTTGGAAGCAAGAAACCATCGCCCCAATGTGGAATTGTGTTATGACACAGTGCAATACAGGCTGATTAGTGAAGTTCAAGAGATtacaaaaaatattcaaag ATTAAAGGACACGCTGGCACAGGCTGAAACAGAGCTAAAAGGTCTGAGACGCCAACAGCTTTCCTTGGAGGAGGAGATCCAGCTCAAGGAGAACACATTGTACATTGATGAAGTGCTCTGCATGCAAATGAGAGAGTCTCTTTACATTAACAGCTTCTGA
- the TEKT1 gene encoding tektin-1 isoform X2 translates to MARLLQAPPKFLPTEWDIANKMQCASTESQKSRSERTIAESRRLLDEIEKSTQKTQSDVNKKIEQRQEEIKFWRQELDNKLEQIVHETEVLLTFKTRLEKSLESCKEPLVIAQKCLLNRQRRAGIDLVHDEVEQELVKEAEVLQGVIALLERTLEQTNEQIRLNRSTKYNLEMDLKDKFTASMIDDYCASLTNNTPDIRYADNAVKIEGNFVSPEDWIDFSNINVEKADKQRNNSLALRALIDSILSQTVNDMRKQCEMVNVAFRNRVMEVKDAKHKLETLLAVVMNETASQEKNIAALRKAIADKEGPVKVAQTRLEARNHRPNVELCYDTVQYRLISEVQEITKNIQRLKDTLAQAETELKGLRRQQLSLEEEIQLKENTLYIDEVLCMQMRESLYINSF, encoded by the exons ATGGCCAGACTATTGCAAGCTCCACCCAAGTTTCTTCCCACAGAATGGGACATTGCAAACAAGATGCAGTGTGCCAGTACAGAGTCTCAGAAATCCAGGTCAGAGCGCACGATAGCTGAGAGTCGGAGGCTGCTGGATGAAATAGAAAAGTCAACTCAGAAAACCCAAAGTGATGTCAACAAGAAAATAG AACAGagacaggaagaaataaaattctggaGGCAAGAATTAGATAATAAACTTGAACAAATTGTTCATGAGACAGAGGTACTGTTGACTTTCAAGACTAGGCTGGAGAAATCCTTGGAGAGCTGCAAAGAGCCACTCGTCATTGCACAAAAGTGTCTCCTGAACAG GCAGAGGCGAGCTGGGATTGACTTGGTGCATGATGAAGTGGAACAGGAACTGGTGAAGGAAGCTGAAGTCCTCCAGGGGGTTATTGCTTTGCTTGAACGTACATTGGAACAAACCAATGAGCAAATCAG ACTAAACCGTTCCACAAAATACAACCTGGAAATGGATCTCAAGGACAAGTTCACAGCTTCGATGATTGATGATTACTGTGCcagcctgacaaacaacactCCTGATATCAGATATGCTGATAATGCAGTGAAAATAGAAGGAAA ttttgttagCCCTGAAGACTGGATAGATTTCTCAAATATAAACGTTGAAAAGGCTGACAAGCAGAGAAACAATTCTTTGGCACTGAGGGCGCTGATTGATAGCATCCTCTCACAGACAGTGAATGACATGCGCAAGCAATGTGAGATGGTGAATGTCGCGTTTAGAAATAGGGTGATGGAAGTCAAGGATGCTAAGCACAAGCTAGAGACACTCCTTGCAGTG GTGATGAATGAGACTGCCTCACAGGAGAAGAACATTGCAGCCTTAAGGAAAGCAATCGCTGATAAAGAAGGACCTGTTAAAGTGGCTCAAACCCGCTTGGAAGCAAGAAACCATCGCCCCAATGTGGAATTGTGTTATGACACAGTGCAATACAGGCTGATTAGTGAAGTTCAAGAGATtacaaaaaatattcaaag ATTAAAGGACACGCTGGCACAGGCTGAAACAGAGCTAAAAGGTCTGAGACGCCAACAGCTTTCCTTGGAGGAGGAGATCCAGCTCAAGGAGAACACATTGTACATTGATGAAGTGCTCTGCATGCAAATGAGAGAGTCTCTTTACATTAACAGCTTCTGA